The Pirellulimonas nuda genome includes a region encoding these proteins:
- a CDS encoding ribulose-bisphosphate carboxylase large subunit family protein yields the protein MTDRLHARYLVETPLKVEDAAAVLAGEQSSGTFVAVPGETDALKQRFSARVEQIELLESVGEPSLPGCRGGAGAFQRAEIEVSWSLENIGFNLPTLISTVQGNLYELSQFSGLRLLDLEFPSEYQKHYQGPRFGVAGTRRLAGVVDRPLIGTIIKPSVGLSPSDTAALVQTLVDAGIDFIKDDELMANPPHSPFDDRVAAVMRVVRDHQQRTGKLVMVAFNITDELDAMLRHYDTVVQAGGSAAMISLNSVGPVASKRICDRGQLAIHGHRNGWGMLNRCPMLGMDFAAYQKIWRLVGVDQLHVNGIQNKFWEPDDSVVRSIEALRRPMFGGYQALPVVSSGQWGGQAPETYRRTRTIDLLYMAGGGVLAHPGGPASGVRALNQAWDAAVAGLSLEEAALGSPELAQSLAAFGGAAKRTPSERKP from the coding sequence ATGACCGATCGACTGCACGCCCGCTACCTGGTCGAAACACCGCTGAAGGTCGAAGACGCAGCGGCCGTGCTTGCGGGCGAGCAATCGTCGGGCACCTTCGTTGCAGTCCCTGGCGAGACCGATGCGCTGAAGCAGCGTTTTTCGGCCCGTGTGGAGCAGATTGAGCTCTTGGAGTCGGTCGGCGAGCCAAGCCTGCCCGGCTGTCGCGGGGGGGCCGGCGCGTTTCAACGGGCGGAGATCGAGGTCTCCTGGTCGCTAGAGAACATCGGCTTCAACCTCCCTACGCTCATCTCAACCGTGCAGGGCAACCTCTACGAGCTTTCACAGTTTTCCGGCCTGCGGCTGCTCGATCTCGAGTTCCCCTCCGAGTACCAGAAGCACTACCAGGGGCCGAGGTTTGGGGTCGCGGGGACGCGGCGGCTGGCGGGCGTGGTAGATCGCCCGCTGATTGGCACGATCATCAAGCCGAGTGTCGGACTCTCGCCGAGCGACACGGCGGCGCTGGTGCAGACGCTCGTCGACGCCGGCATCGACTTCATCAAGGACGACGAGCTGATGGCCAACCCGCCGCACTCACCGTTCGACGATCGGGTCGCCGCCGTGATGCGGGTGGTCCGCGATCATCAGCAGCGCACGGGCAAACTGGTGATGGTCGCCTTCAACATCACGGACGAGCTCGACGCGATGCTGCGGCACTACGACACGGTAGTCCAGGCCGGCGGGAGCGCGGCGATGATTAGCCTGAATAGCGTGGGCCCGGTGGCCTCGAAGCGTATATGCGACCGCGGTCAGCTCGCCATCCACGGCCACCGCAACGGCTGGGGAATGCTCAATCGTTGCCCCATGCTGGGGATGGACTTCGCGGCCTATCAGAAGATCTGGCGGTTGGTGGGGGTCGATCAGCTTCACGTCAATGGCATCCAGAACAAGTTCTGGGAGCCCGACGACTCGGTGGTGCGGTCGATTGAAGCGCTCCGACGACCCATGTTCGGCGGCTACCAGGCGCTCCCGGTAGTCAGCTCGGGGCAGTGGGGTGGCCAAGCGCCGGAAACCTACCGCCGCACCAGGACGATCGACCTGCTCTACATGGCCGGTGGGGGCGTCCTGGCGCACCCCGGCGGCCCGGCCAGCGGGGTCCGCGCGCTGAATCAGGCGTGGGACGCGGCCGTCGCCGGACTATCATTAGAAGAAGCCGCGTTGGGAAGCCCGGAGCTTGCCCAGTCCCTCGCGGCTTTTGGCGGCGCGGCCAAGCGCACGCCGTCCGAACGGAAACCCTAG
- a CDS encoding ABC transporter permease, with protein sequence MATTIRQRIAPLQSLIALALLVLWLTLANDRFLTVDNSLTVLRQISVNLCLSIGMTMVVLSGGIDLSVGSVLALAGAVAAGLLKTGLDLEPIGMHVSFTVAGAITAGVLVGAAAGCFNGLAITRFGLPPFIATLGMLSIARGLTMLWTGGHPITGLGESFAQLGTGRLLGVPVPVWVAAGLVLLFWVVTMRTRFGRHLYAVGGAERAAELSGVDVRRVKLLAYTTCGGLAGVAGLLMTARVNSATPNAGVADELDAIAAVVIGGASLSGGRGSVLGTVLGCLIIGILNNGLALENVSPNWQQVIKGAVILVAVAIDRVSRSEK encoded by the coding sequence ATGGCCACAACTATCCGGCAACGCATCGCTCCGCTGCAATCGCTGATCGCGCTCGCCCTGTTGGTGCTGTGGCTGACGCTGGCCAACGACCGGTTCCTGACCGTCGACAATAGCCTGACCGTGCTCCGCCAGATCTCCGTGAACCTATGCCTGTCGATCGGCATGACCATGGTGGTCCTGTCGGGGGGGATCGACCTCTCGGTCGGATCGGTGCTGGCGCTTGCCGGCGCGGTCGCGGCGGGGCTGCTAAAGACTGGTCTGGACCTCGAGCCGATCGGGATGCACGTGTCGTTTACCGTCGCCGGGGCCATCACCGCCGGCGTGCTTGTGGGGGCCGCGGCGGGCTGCTTCAACGGGCTCGCCATCACGCGGTTCGGGCTCCCGCCGTTTATCGCGACGCTGGGCATGCTCAGCATCGCACGTGGCCTCACCATGCTGTGGACCGGCGGTCACCCGATCACCGGGCTCGGCGAGTCTTTTGCCCAGCTCGGCACGGGGAGATTGCTCGGCGTCCCGGTCCCGGTGTGGGTCGCGGCGGGGCTGGTGCTGTTGTTCTGGGTTGTAACGATGCGCACCCGGTTCGGTCGCCACCTGTACGCCGTCGGAGGCGCCGAGCGCGCGGCCGAACTAAGCGGCGTAGACGTCAGGCGGGTGAAACTGCTGGCCTACACCACCTGCGGCGGGCTCGCCGGGGTGGCGGGGCTGTTAATGACGGCCCGTGTCAATTCCGCGACACCCAACGCCGGCGTCGCAGACGAGCTGGACGCGATCGCCGCGGTTGTTATCGGCGGCGCCTCGCTGTCTGGAGGACGCGGCTCGGTGCTCGGCACCGTCCTTGGGTGCCTGATCATTGGTATCCTCAACAATGGCCTCGCCCTCGAAAACGTGTCGCCCAATTGGCAGCAGGTGATCAAGGGCGCCGTGATCCTGGTCGCCGTAGCCATTGACCGTGTAAGCAGGAGCGAAAAGTAG